The following proteins are co-located in the Carcharodon carcharias isolate sCarCar2 unplaced genomic scaffold, sCarCar2.pri scaffold_1140_ctg1, whole genome shotgun sequence genome:
- the cdca3 gene encoding cell division cycle-associated protein 3: protein MMGTSGSTCVETPVRVAYNRHLSNALDPRSPSTGILRTPIEVLSSPSPGVPEADSEEEVDMEKPSGPLDPRSPTPGVTRTPLKLTVTDKLSQLVRQLSGVFISQEPEGEASEGGGEEEEEEEEGSDASELPVDELLDCEEEEDGQAEEMGVPLASEPKADPTKETPPTPKGLAAAAVAAAEGTPQQGCSHPRSLLPQPGPQVTKWKQAKAALLPGTRRSPLRLLRDDNSPSSVLARRQ, encoded by the exons ATGATGGGTACCTCGGGAAGCACCTGCGTggagaccccagtgagagtcgcgTACAACAGGCACCTCAGCAATGCACTCGACCCCCGCTCGCCGAGCACTGGCATCCTGCGGACTCCCATCGAG GTGCTGTCCAGTCCGAGCCCCGGGGTCCCGGAGGCTGACTCTGAAGAGGAGGTGGACATGGAGAAACCATCAGGACCACTGGACCCTCGCTCGCCGACTCCAGGAGTGACTCGCACGCCCCTCAAACTCACCGTGACCG ACAAGTTGAGCCAGCTGGTGAGACAACTGAGCGGCGTCTTCATCAGCCAGGAGCCTGAGGGAGAGGCCTCGGAGGGTGgaggcgaggaggaggaggaggaggaagaggggagcGACGCCTCGGAGCTGCCCGTGGACGAGCTGCTGGActgcgaggaggaggaggatggacAGGCGGAGGAGATGGGGGTCCCCCTGGCCTCCGAACCCAAGGCAGACCCCACCAAGGAGACCCCGCCCACCCCGAAGGGACtggcagctgctgctgttgccgccGCCGAGGGAACTCCTCAGCAAGGCTGCTCCCATCCCCGCAGCCTGCTGCCACAGCCAG GCCCCCAGGTCACGAAGTGGAAACAGGCGAAGGCGGCGTTGCTACCTGGGACCAGACGCTCTCCTCTGCGGCTCCTGAGGGACGATAACTCTCCCAGCTCCGTGCTGGCGCGTCGACAG